The genome window AAGCGCTGGGTCGACGGCCTGGTCGATGCCAACGTGAGCGACAAGGCCGCGCTCTTCGGCGCCGCCGAGGCGTCCTTCGCCAAGCTCGACCGGGACGACTGGCTCGAGGCCTTCCGCGCCCATCCCAAGATTGGCCAAAAGAAGGCGCACGTCGACACCGGCGCCCAAGCGGCGGCCTTCGCCAGCGGCGAGCAGGCCCGCGTCGCCGACGCCAAAGGCGACGTCTTGAGCAAACTCTCCGCCGTCAACGAGGCCTACGAGACGCGCTTTGGCTTCATCTACATCGTCTGCGCGACCGGTAAGTCGGCCGACGAGATGCTCGCCATCGCCGAAGAGCGCATGACCCACGAGCCGGCCCGCGAGATCACCGTCGCAGCCGACGAGCAGAAGAAGATCACGCGGCTAAGGCTCGAGAAGTTCCTCGCGGGACGCGCCTGAGCTATCCCGCCGACCATCCCGCTGACCGATCGGCTAAGAAGGACGCACCATGGGCATCACGACACACGTTCTCGACACGGCGCGCGGCAAACCTGCGGCGGGCGTTCCCGTCGCTCTCGAGGTTCGCGTCCAGGATGGCTGGCAAAACGTGGGGCGTGGCATGACCGACGCCGACGGACGCCTTCGCACGCTCACCGACGGCCACGAGGTGCGAAACGCCACGTACGCCATCACCTTCGAGACCGACGCCTATTTCACAGCGCAGGCCCAGTCGGGCTTCTACCCGGTCGTTCGCATCGAGTTTCGCGTGACGGAGGCGGGCGCGCACCACCACGTGCCGCTGCTCCTCTCGCCGTTCGGATTTTCCACCTACCGAGGGAGCTGAGCATGTCGAGTCGACACACGGTGGTCTTCGTTCTGTTCGCGGCCGTGGTCGTTGCCGGCGCAGCGGTCGGCTGCAGGGCAACGGAAGAGTCCTTCTGCGCTTCTTACAAGCTTAGCTACGTGAAGCGGTGCACCGAGTCATGCATGCAGGTGCAAGTCAGCAAGTCGGCGCCGCAGGCTTGCGAGGCGCAGTGCACACAATCGCTCCCGCTCGACACCACTTGGGCCGCGAGCTGCGGCTCGGCGCGCGCCTTGCCGGGCGCGGCACCGCCGCCAAGCGCCTCAACCAAGTAGGCGACTCTGCCCTCCGCGAGGCACGGCCGCAGCAGGATGCTTCGCGTTACCGAAGCTCTTCAGCGGGGACGCGGAACGTTTGACTGATCGTGGCCTTGAGCGGCAACGTGAACCAGAAGCGACTTCCGCGCGACGGCTCGCTCGATACGCGGAGCTTTCCGCCGAGGATCTTGATGAGGTTCGCAGCGATGACGTGCGGCTCGGCCGCGAGGCCGTCGCGCGGAACCAAAGACCAGATGGCCGCAACAACGGCCGGTTGCGTTCCCGGGCCCGTGTCCGCGACCTCGAAGCGTACGAGCGGATGCTCGTCGGTCCCGTCGGCGCACACCACGAGGACCACCGAGCCGCACGTCGTCGTGCGGAGCGCGTGACTCGCCAACATCGTCAGCACGTGGCGTAAGCATTCGGGGTGACCCGCGAGACGCTCCGGCAACTCGGCGTCGATGGCTGTCTCGATGCCGACGCTTCGATGGTTCGCGAACTCTCGCAGCGGCGCAACGACCTCGCGTACAAGGTCCGCGAGGGAGAACGTCACGGCGGCCGGATCTGCTGG of Myxococcales bacterium contains these proteins:
- the uraH gene encoding hydroxyisourate hydrolase; translated protein: MGITTHVLDTARGKPAAGVPVALEVRVQDGWQNVGRGMTDADGRLRTLTDGHEVRNATYAITFETDAYFTAQAQSGFYPVVRIEFRVTEAGAHHHVPLLLSPFGFSTYRGS